A region of Rhizorhabdus wittichii RW1 DNA encodes the following proteins:
- a CDS encoding protein of unknown function DUF477 (PFAM: protein of unknown function DUF477): MGRERSERPRSSRHAAPEASSLRLRHPPLAPPLKGRGTFFFALLLALFFLAVPAFAQTFPPLTGRVVDAAKLLSPEQQAALTAKLEQLDKQSGRQMVVATVPSLEDQPIEDYGYKLGRAWGIGDKKANDGLLLLIAPNERKVRIEVGYGLEGIVTDALSSVIIQRQILPHFRDGDMAGGIAAGADALIQLLQLPPDQAQARAQKIVADDRKQNEGGVPVALIFWIVVLLFIVGSSIASRFGGGRRYRGGSGPIVLWGPGWGGGDDDHWGGGSGGGWGGGGGGFSGGGGSFGGGGSSGSW, from the coding sequence GTGGGTCGCGAGCGTAGCGAGCGTCCCCGGTCGTCGCGCCATGCTGCGCCGGAGGCATCGAGCCTCCGGCTCCGCCACCCACCCCTAGCCCCTCCCTTGAAAGGGAGGGGGACTTTTTTTTTCGCCCTCCTCCTCGCCCTGTTCTTCCTCGCCGTCCCCGCCTTCGCGCAGACATTCCCGCCGCTGACCGGGCGCGTGGTCGACGCCGCCAAGCTGCTCTCGCCCGAGCAGCAGGCGGCGCTGACCGCGAAGCTCGAGCAGCTCGACAAGCAGAGCGGGCGGCAGATGGTGGTGGCGACGGTGCCCAGCCTCGAGGATCAGCCGATCGAGGATTATGGCTACAAGCTCGGCCGCGCCTGGGGGATCGGCGACAAGAAGGCCAATGACGGGCTGCTGCTGCTCATCGCCCCCAATGAGCGCAAGGTGCGGATCGAGGTCGGCTACGGGCTGGAGGGAATCGTCACCGACGCGCTGTCGAGCGTGATCATCCAGCGCCAGATCCTGCCGCATTTCCGCGACGGCGACATGGCGGGCGGCATCGCCGCCGGCGCCGACGCGCTGATCCAGCTGCTCCAGCTTCCCCCGGACCAGGCCCAGGCGCGCGCGCAGAAGATCGTCGCCGACGACCGCAAGCAGAACGAAGGCGGCGTGCCCGTCGCGCTGATCTTCTGGATCGTCGTGCTGCTGTTCATCGTCGGGTCGAGCATCGCCAGCCGCTTCGGCGGCGGCCGGCGCTATCGCGGCGGCAGCGGGCCGATCGTGCTGTGGGGCCCCGGCTGGGGCGGCGGCGACGACGATCATTGGGGCGGCGGTTCCGGCGGCGGCTGGGGCGGTGGTGGCGGCGGCTTCTCGGGCGGCGGCGGGTCGTTCGGCGGCGGCGGATCCTCGGGGAGCTGGTGA
- a CDS encoding Polyprenyl synthetase (PFAM: Polyprenyl synthetase): protein MGSPMTATVTPIRREAQPSLDPIMALVAADMNAVNSVILARMQSDVPLIPELAGHLIAGGGKRMRPMLTLACAKLLDYAGERHHKLAATVEFIHTATLLHDDVVDQSGLRRGRSTANMIWGNAASVLVGDFLFSRSFELMVEDGSLRVLRILSNASAVIAEGEVNQLTAQRRIETSEERYLEIIAAKTAVLFAAACRIAAVVAEREPAVEEALDQYGRYLGIAFQLVDDVIDYVSDGATMGKDAGDDFRDGKVTLPVILAYARAEAADRDFLREAIEGLRNEDEDLVRATGILRGTGALADTAARARHYAQRAIDALASFPAGQARSALIEAAQFAVSRAY from the coding sequence ATGGGCTCGCCCATGACAGCGACCGTCACCCCGATCCGCCGCGAGGCGCAGCCTTCGCTCGATCCGATCATGGCGCTCGTCGCCGCCGACATGAACGCGGTCAACAGCGTGATCCTGGCGCGGATGCAGTCGGACGTGCCGCTGATTCCCGAGCTGGCCGGCCATCTGATCGCCGGCGGCGGCAAGCGGATGCGGCCGATGCTGACGCTCGCCTGCGCCAAGCTGCTCGACTATGCCGGGGAACGGCACCACAAGCTCGCCGCCACGGTCGAGTTCATCCACACCGCGACGCTGCTCCACGACGACGTCGTCGACCAGTCGGGCCTGCGTCGCGGCCGCAGCACCGCCAACATGATCTGGGGCAATGCCGCCAGCGTGCTGGTCGGCGATTTCCTGTTCAGCCGCTCGTTCGAGCTGATGGTCGAGGACGGCTCGCTGCGGGTGCTGCGCATCCTGTCGAACGCCTCGGCGGTGATCGCGGAGGGCGAGGTCAACCAGCTCACCGCGCAGCGCCGGATCGAGACCAGCGAGGAACGCTATCTGGAGATCATCGCCGCCAAGACGGCGGTGCTGTTCGCCGCCGCCTGCCGCATCGCCGCCGTCGTCGCCGAGCGCGAGCCGGCGGTCGAGGAGGCGCTCGACCAATATGGCCGCTATCTCGGCATCGCCTTCCAGCTCGTCGACGATGTGATCGACTATGTCTCGGACGGCGCGACGATGGGCAAGGACGCGGGCGACGACTTCCGCGACGGCAAGGTCACCCTGCCGGTGATCCTGGCCTATGCCCGCGCCGAAGCCGCCGATCGCGATTTCCTGCGCGAGGCGATCGAGGGACTGCGCAACGAGGACGAGGACCTCGTCCGCGCGACCGGCATCCTGCGCGGCACCGGCGCCCTCGCCGACACCGCCGCCCGCGCCCGCCACTACGCCCAGCGCGCGATCGACGCGCTCGCCAGCTTCCCCGCCGGCCAGGCCAGGTCCGCCCTGATCGAAGCCGCCCAGTTCGCGGTGTCCCGGGCCTATTGA
- a CDS encoding protein of unknown function DUF477 (PFAM: protein of unknown function DUF477), with translation MAQKVRIGEADIQRVTDAVTAAEARSDAEIATIVSERSDNYNDVPLIWAALVALLALAVYAAFPGFYIGLLDRVTGGWHVWTMREWMTVLVFATTIKFLGTRYIVGWWPLRMAFTPGRTKTRRVRARAVALFKASTEQRTLSRTGVLLYLSLAEHRAEIVADEAIVAKVSPDAWGAAMALLIDGCKADRPADGMVAAVGAIGDVLAEHFPRTGTDPDEIPNRMIYL, from the coding sequence ATGGCCCAGAAGGTGCGTATCGGCGAGGCCGACATCCAGCGCGTGACCGACGCCGTCACCGCGGCCGAGGCGCGCTCCGACGCCGAGATCGCGACGATCGTCTCGGAACGGTCGGACAATTACAACGACGTGCCGCTGATCTGGGCGGCGCTGGTCGCGCTGCTCGCGCTCGCCGTCTACGCGGCCTTTCCGGGATTCTACATCGGCCTGCTCGACCGCGTCACCGGCGGCTGGCACGTCTGGACGATGCGCGAGTGGATGACCGTGCTGGTGTTCGCGACGACGATCAAATTCCTCGGCACCCGCTACATCGTCGGCTGGTGGCCGCTGCGCATGGCGTTCACGCCGGGCCGGACCAAGACCCGGCGGGTGCGCGCCCGCGCGGTCGCGCTGTTCAAGGCGTCGACCGAGCAGCGCACGCTGAGCCGCACCGGGGTGCTGCTCTACCTGTCGCTGGCCGAGCATCGCGCCGAGATCGTCGCCGACGAGGCGATCGTCGCGAAGGTCTCGCCCGACGCCTGGGGCGCGGCGATGGCGCTGCTGATCGACGGCTGCAAGGCGGACCGCCCGGCCGACGGCATGGTCGCGGCGGTGGGCGCGATCGGCGACGTGCTGGCCGAACATTTCCCCCGCACCGGCACCGACCCCGACGAGATCCCCAACCGGATGATCTATCTGTGA
- a CDS encoding chorismate mutase (TIGRFAM: chorismate mutase~PFAM: Chorismate mutase) codes for MADEILSRYRESIDNIDAALIFMLAERFKITQAVGEHKAATGLPPADPGREQIQIDRLRSLAKSANLDPDFSEKFLRFVIDEVIHHHRRAGADG; via the coding sequence ATGGCCGATGAGATCCTGAGCCGCTACCGCGAGAGCATCGACAATATCGATGCCGCGCTGATCTTCATGCTGGCGGAGCGCTTCAAGATCACCCAGGCGGTGGGCGAGCACAAGGCCGCCACCGGCCTGCCCCCCGCCGATCCGGGCCGCGAGCAGATCCAGATCGACCGCCTCCGCTCGCTGGCGAAGAGCGCGAATCTCGATCCCGACTTCTCGGAGAAATTCCTTCGCTTCGTTATTGACGAAGTCATCCACCATCATCGCCGTGCCGGCGCTGATGGTTGA
- a CDS encoding NUDIX hydrolase (PFAM: NUDIX hydrolase) has product MTADPVEIMWQGRFITAKREGKWEYVGRARNIRAAVILAIDDGHVLLVEQYRVPLKRACIELPAGLIGDETEGEPVETAAARELEEETGYRAARIDEIGEFSSSPGMVSETFTLVRATGLERVHDGGGVEGEDIVVHRVPLDGVEAFVAEQRALGKMIDVRVLLLLAGGIMAD; this is encoded by the coding sequence GTGACCGCCGACCCGGTCGAGATCATGTGGCAGGGCCGCTTCATCACGGCCAAGCGCGAAGGCAAATGGGAATATGTCGGCCGGGCGCGCAACATCCGCGCGGCGGTGATCCTGGCGATCGATGACGGCCATGTCCTGCTGGTCGAGCAATATCGCGTGCCGCTGAAGCGCGCCTGCATCGAACTTCCCGCCGGGCTGATCGGCGACGAGACCGAGGGCGAGCCGGTCGAGACCGCCGCCGCCCGCGAGCTGGAGGAGGAGACCGGCTATCGCGCCGCGCGGATCGACGAGATCGGCGAATTCTCCTCCTCGCCCGGCATGGTGTCGGAGACCTTCACGCTGGTCCGCGCGACCGGGCTCGAGCGGGTGCATGACGGCGGCGGGGTCGAGGGCGAGGACATCGTCGTCCACCGCGTGCCCCTCGACGGCGTCGAAGCGTTCGTCGCGGAGCAACGGGCGCTGGGCAAGATGATCGACGTGCGGGTGCTGCTGCTGCTCGCCGGCGGGATAATGGCGGACTGA
- a CDS encoding two component transcriptional regulator, winged helix family (PFAM: response regulator receiver; transcriptional regulator domain protein) encodes MRVLIVEDEPNLGRQLRATLEGAGYAVDLATDGEDGHFLGSTESYDAIILDLGLPEVDGLTVLDRWRREGKDTPVLVLTARDSWSDKVAGLDAGADDYLAKPFQTEELIARLRALIRRASGNASSELIAGDVRLDTRSGKVTLAGEPVKLTAQEYKLLSYLLHHKGKVVSRTELIEHIYDQDFDRDSNTIEVFVTRIRKKLGQDVITTIRGLGYSLDDPA; translated from the coding sequence ATGCGCGTCCTGATCGTCGAGGATGAACCCAATCTTGGCCGCCAGCTCCGCGCCACGCTCGAAGGCGCCGGCTATGCGGTCGACCTGGCCACCGACGGCGAGGACGGCCATTTCCTCGGATCGACCGAAAGCTACGACGCGATCATCCTCGACCTGGGCCTGCCCGAGGTCGACGGGCTGACCGTGCTCGACCGCTGGCGGCGCGAGGGCAAGGACACGCCGGTGCTGGTGCTGACCGCGCGCGACAGCTGGTCGGACAAGGTCGCCGGGCTCGACGCGGGCGCCGACGACTATCTCGCCAAGCCCTTCCAGACCGAGGAGCTGATCGCCCGGCTGCGCGCGCTGATCCGCCGCGCCTCGGGCAACGCCTCGTCCGAGCTGATCGCCGGCGATGTCCGGCTCGACACCCGCAGCGGCAAGGTGACGCTGGCGGGCGAGCCGGTGAAGCTGACCGCGCAGGAGTACAAGCTGCTCAGCTACCTGCTCCACCACAAGGGCAAGGTGGTCAGCCGCACCGAGCTGATCGAGCATATCTACGACCAGGATTTCGATCGCGATTCGAACACGATCGAGGTGTTCGTGACCCGCATCCGCAAGAAGCTGGGCCAGGACGTCATCACCACGATCCGCGGCCTCGGCTATTCGCTGGATGACCCTGCTTAG
- a CDS encoding ATP-dependent helicase HrpB (TIGRFAM: ATP-dependent helicase HrpB~PFAM: helicase domain protein; helicase-associated domain protein; DEAD/DEAH box helicase domain protein; Helicase ATP-dependent, C-terminal domain protein~SMART: DEAD-like helicases-like) encodes MLPIDAVLPDLIAALRDGPNAVLVAPPGAGKTTAVAPALLGQEWCEGQILLLSPRRLAARAAAERMAELAGEPVGRTIGYATRLDARQSAATRILVVTEGIFVNRIQADPDLPGVSAVLFDEVHERSLDSDFGLALALDAQAALRPDLRLVAMSATLDGGRFAALMGAAPLVESEGRSHPIEIRHAPRSAEKRIEDDMAATIRRALAEEGGSLLAFLPGVAEIERTAERLEAGLPGDVVLHRLHGSLEPAEQRAAIAPAPPGKRKLVLATSIAETSITIDGLRIVVDSGLARRPRYDRAAGMTRLVTERASQAAATQRAGRAGRQQPGVVYRLWEAAATAGLPKYDPPEILETDLSALTLDCALWGVADPGTLRWLDPPPEAAIGEARQRLARLEAIDEDGRPTAHGRAIAALPLPPRLGHMLIRAAEGGFAETAAEVAVLLSERGLGGSDADLELRLRRWRGERGKRAEGARQLAGRWARLAGKGGRDDAMIADCVALAYPDRVARRRSASGEDWISRGGRGFRLDPASPLARNEWLAVAEIQGAASGARILSAAPIDPDEVERLFADHIEVRRTARFDPATGAVEARRERRLGAILLAAGRDETASPAMIGAALIDAVRTRGLDLIDWSEGAAALRARAAFAAEQGGELPDLSDATLMLTLDDWFAPLVEGKRRLSDISAAELSNALHGLLGWDGRQALDRLAPEHLQSPAGSRHAIDYAAEGGPAVEVRPQALFGLSAHPMVAGGRVPLTLRLTSPAGRPIQTTKDLPGFWAGSWTAVAKEMRGRYPRHPWPDDPAAADPTLRTKKAAQRP; translated from the coding sequence ATGCTGCCGATCGACGCCGTCCTGCCCGACCTGATCGCCGCGCTTCGCGACGGGCCGAACGCCGTGCTCGTCGCCCCGCCGGGCGCGGGCAAGACGACGGCGGTGGCGCCGGCGCTGCTCGGGCAAGAGTGGTGCGAGGGACAAATCCTGTTGCTCTCCCCCCGCCGCCTCGCCGCCCGCGCCGCGGCCGAGCGGATGGCCGAGCTGGCCGGCGAGCCGGTCGGCCGGACGATCGGCTATGCCACCCGGCTCGACGCCAGGCAGTCGGCCGCCACCCGCATCCTCGTCGTCACCGAGGGCATCTTCGTCAACCGCATCCAGGCCGATCCCGACCTGCCCGGCGTCTCGGCGGTGCTGTTCGACGAGGTCCATGAGCGCAGCCTCGACAGCGATTTCGGCCTCGCCCTCGCGCTCGACGCGCAGGCGGCGCTGCGGCCCGACCTGCGCCTCGTCGCGATGTCGGCGACGCTCGACGGCGGGCGCTTCGCAGCTCTCATGGGCGCCGCGCCGCTGGTCGAAAGCGAGGGGCGCAGCCACCCGATCGAGATTCGCCATGCCCCGCGATCGGCCGAGAAGCGGATCGAGGACGACATGGCAGCGACGATCCGCCGCGCGCTGGCGGAGGAGGGCGGCAGCCTGCTCGCCTTCCTCCCCGGCGTGGCGGAGATCGAGCGCACCGCCGAGCGGCTCGAAGCGGGGTTGCCCGGCGACGTCGTCCTCCACCGGCTGCACGGCTCGCTCGAACCCGCCGAGCAGCGCGCGGCGATCGCGCCCGCGCCGCCGGGCAAGCGCAAGCTGGTGCTCGCCACGTCGATCGCGGAGACCAGCATCACCATCGACGGGCTGCGCATCGTCGTCGATTCGGGGCTCGCCCGCCGGCCGCGCTACGACCGCGCGGCGGGGATGACCCGGCTCGTCACCGAACGGGCCAGCCAGGCGGCGGCCACCCAGCGCGCCGGCCGCGCCGGGCGCCAGCAGCCGGGCGTGGTCTATCGCCTGTGGGAGGCGGCGGCGACCGCCGGCCTGCCCAAATATGACCCGCCCGAGATATTGGAGACCGACCTGTCGGCGCTGACGCTCGACTGCGCGCTGTGGGGCGTCGCCGATCCGGGCACGCTGCGCTGGCTCGATCCCCCGCCCGAGGCCGCGATCGGCGAGGCGCGCCAGCGGCTGGCGCGGCTGGAGGCGATCGACGAGGACGGCCGCCCGACCGCGCATGGCCGGGCGATCGCCGCGCTGCCGCTGCCGCCGCGCCTCGGCCATATGCTGATCCGCGCCGCCGAGGGCGGCTTCGCCGAGACCGCGGCCGAGGTCGCGGTGCTGCTTTCGGAACGCGGGCTCGGCGGCTCGGATGCCGATCTGGAGCTCAGGCTGCGGCGCTGGCGCGGCGAGCGCGGCAAGCGGGCCGAGGGCGCGCGCCAGCTCGCCGGGCGCTGGGCGCGGCTGGCGGGGAAGGGCGGCCGCGACGACGCGATGATCGCCGATTGCGTCGCGCTCGCCTATCCCGACCGGGTCGCGCGGCGGCGCTCGGCCTCGGGCGAGGACTGGATCTCGCGCGGCGGGCGCGGCTTCCGGCTCGATCCCGCCTCGCCGCTGGCGCGCAACGAATGGCTCGCCGTCGCCGAGATCCAGGGCGCGGCCTCGGGCGCGCGCATCCTGTCGGCGGCGCCGATCGACCCCGACGAGGTCGAGCGGCTGTTCGCCGATCATATCGAGGTCCGCCGCACCGCCCGCTTCGATCCCGCGACCGGCGCGGTCGAGGCTCGGCGCGAGCGTCGGCTCGGCGCGATCCTGCTCGCCGCCGGGCGCGACGAGACCGCCTCGCCGGCGATGATCGGCGCCGCGCTGATCGACGCGGTCCGCACCCGCGGGCTCGACCTGATCGACTGGTCCGAGGGCGCGGCGGCGCTCCGCGCCCGCGCCGCCTTCGCGGCCGAACAGGGCGGCGAACTGCCCGACCTGTCCGATGCGACGCTGATGCTCACCCTCGACGACTGGTTCGCGCCGCTGGTCGAGGGCAAGCGCCGCCTGTCGGACATATCGGCGGCCGAGCTGTCGAACGCGCTCCACGGCCTGCTCGGCTGGGACGGGCGCCAGGCGCTCGACCGGCTCGCGCCCGAGCATCTCCAGTCGCCGGCCGGCAGCCGCCACGCGATCGACTATGCGGCCGAGGGCGGCCCGGCGGTCGAGGTGCGGCCGCAGGCGCTGTTCGGCCTGTCGGCGCATCCGATGGTGGCGGGCGGGCGGGTACCGCTCACCCTGCGGCTGACCTCGCCGGCCGGCCGGCCGATCCAGACGACCAAGGACCTGCCCGGCTTCTGGGCGGGAAGCTGGACCGCGGTCGCCAAGGAGATGCGCGGCCGCTATCCCCGCCATCCCTGGCCCGACGACCCCGCCGCCGCCGATCCGACCCTGCGGACCAAGAAAGCGGCGCAGCGTCCTTGA
- a CDS encoding ABC transporter related (PFAM: ABC transporter related~SMART: AAA ATPase), which yields MSAPILSYQNLGLVQGSGWLFRGLDINIAPRDRLALIGRNGAGKTTLLKLLAGRIDSDEGLRTIVPGTRVVLLEQEPSMAGHATLRDFALAGSDAPPAHEVEAIASQIGIDLSRDAASASGGERRRAAIARALAMEPEVLLLDEPTNHLDLAAIEWLESWLGRYAGAFIAISHDRTFLTRLTRQTLWLDRGGIRRAEVGFGGFEAWTEKVHEEEARNAERLDAKLKIEEHWMLRGVTARRRRNQGRLAKLHEMRAQRKAMLGPQGTARLAVAADDVKTKVVIDAEHVTKAFGAEETSRTIIRDFTFRVTRGDRIGVVGANGAGKSTLLKLLTGEIAPDSGRVKLAKTLDGIVIDQQRKLMAPEKRVRDVLADGGDWIEVQGVKKHVHGYLKEFLFEPAIADARIGTLSGGERSRVLLAREFARPSNLLVLDEPTNDLDLETLDLLQEVIADYEGTVLIVSHDRDFLDRTVTVTLGLDGSGKVDIVAGGYEDWERQRTVRVETKRPAAPKAEAAAAPKARTKLSYKDQRDLDLLPVEIEKLEAAIARDEAALADPDLYAKDPKRFDALMKGIEAAKAKKEEAELRWLELAEMAESLS from the coding sequence ATGTCCGCTCCGATCCTCAGCTATCAGAACCTCGGTCTCGTCCAGGGCAGCGGCTGGCTGTTCCGCGGCCTCGACATCAATATCGCCCCCCGCGACCGGCTGGCGCTGATCGGCCGCAACGGCGCGGGCAAGACGACCCTGCTCAAGCTGCTCGCCGGCCGGATCGATTCGGACGAGGGGCTGCGCACCATCGTCCCCGGCACCCGCGTCGTCCTGCTCGAACAGGAGCCGTCGATGGCGGGCCACGCCACGCTGCGCGATTTCGCGCTGGCCGGGTCGGACGCCCCGCCCGCGCATGAAGTGGAGGCGATCGCCAGCCAGATCGGCATCGACCTGTCGCGCGACGCGGCGAGCGCGAGCGGCGGCGAGCGGCGCCGCGCCGCGATCGCCCGCGCGCTGGCGATGGAGCCCGAGGTGCTGCTGCTCGACGAGCCGACCAACCATCTCGACCTCGCCGCGATCGAGTGGCTCGAATCCTGGCTCGGCCGCTATGCCGGCGCCTTCATCGCGATCAGCCACGATCGCACCTTCCTGACCCGGCTGACCCGGCAGACGCTGTGGCTCGACCGGGGCGGCATCCGCCGGGCCGAGGTCGGCTTCGGCGGGTTCGAGGCCTGGACCGAGAAGGTCCATGAGGAGGAGGCCCGCAACGCCGAGCGGCTCGATGCGAAGCTGAAGATCGAGGAGCACTGGATGCTGCGCGGCGTCACCGCGCGGCGGCGGCGCAACCAGGGCCGCCTCGCCAAGCTCCACGAGATGCGGGCGCAGCGCAAGGCGATGCTCGGGCCGCAGGGCACCGCCCGGCTCGCCGTCGCCGCCGACGACGTCAAGACCAAGGTGGTGATCGACGCCGAGCACGTCACCAAGGCGTTCGGGGCCGAAGAGACCTCGCGCACCATCATCCGGGACTTCACCTTCCGGGTGACGCGCGGCGACCGGATCGGCGTGGTCGGCGCCAACGGCGCGGGCAAGTCGACCCTGCTCAAGCTGCTGACCGGCGAGATCGCGCCCGATTCGGGCAGGGTCAAGCTCGCCAAGACCCTCGACGGCATCGTCATCGACCAGCAGCGCAAGCTGATGGCGCCCGAGAAGCGGGTGCGCGACGTGCTCGCCGACGGCGGCGACTGGATCGAGGTGCAGGGCGTCAAGAAGCATGTCCACGGCTATCTCAAGGAATTCCTGTTCGAGCCGGCGATCGCCGACGCCCGGATCGGAACGCTGTCGGGTGGCGAGCGGTCCCGCGTCCTGCTGGCGCGCGAGTTCGCCCGGCCCTCGAACCTGCTGGTGCTCGACGAGCCGACCAACGACCTCGACCTCGAGACGCTCGACCTCTTGCAGGAGGTGATCGCCGACTATGAGGGCACCGTCCTGATCGTCAGCCACGATCGCGACTTCCTCGACCGCACCGTGACGGTGACGCTCGGCCTCGACGGGTCGGGCAAGGTCGACATCGTCGCGGGCGGCTATGAGGATTGGGAAAGGCAGCGCACCGTCCGCGTCGAGACGAAGCGACCCGCCGCGCCCAAGGCCGAAGCTGCCGCCGCGCCCAAGGCCAGGACCAAGCTCAGCTACAAGGACCAGCGCGACCTCGACCTGCTCCCGGTCGAGATCGAGAAGCTCGAAGCCGCGATCGCCCGTGACGAGGCGGCGCTGGCCGACCCCGACCTCTACGCGAAGGACCCGAAGCGGTTCGACGCGCTGATGAAGGGCATCGAGGCGGCGAAGGCGAAGAAGGAGGAAGCCGAGCTGCGCTGGCTCGAACTCGCCGAAATGGCCGAAAGCCTCTCTTGA
- a CDS encoding integral membrane sensor signal transduction histidine kinase (PFAM: ATP-binding region, ATPase domain protein domain protein; histidine kinase, HAMP region domain protein; histidine kinase A domain protein domain protein), translating to MRLDPILKGPRRIFAAARARALGSRASTGSLTRRMISIAALWIGVLLVGGGFALDRVLSEAITRNFDAQLEYVLNAMIASAEIGPDGEVRFNRPLGDQRFLEPYSGLYWQVSGHAHEPFRSRSLWDRALRQGDPHHGRTLHVADSDEFDGEPLRVLDREVRLPGSATEWRFQVAASRAGLNDQIAVLRRTLVRSFAILGLGLLILAALQATYGLWPLRTLRRAVSAVSSGISARIDAKFPNEVRPLVEELNELLAHNERQAEEARRHAGNLAHALKTPLTVLMNEATANSPELAETVVRTTMTMRRQVDHHLARARAVGRRANAQARSEIWPSLKAVERAMARMHRHVTVDLAGDQKAVAHVERQDLDEILGNLIENAAKYGQGRVFVTVSRVATDLPNGRKADWVELLIEDDGPGIPEAERGKLFERGARLDTGKPGTGLGLAIVRDVIGIYGGTIALEESEDLGGLQIRVRLPAAV from the coding sequence GTGAGACTCGATCCCATCCTTAAAGGCCCAAGACGCATCTTCGCGGCAGCGCGGGCTCGGGCCCTCGGCAGCAGGGCCTCGACCGGATCGCTGACCCGGCGCATGATCTCGATCGCGGCGCTGTGGATCGGCGTGCTGCTGGTCGGCGGCGGCTTCGCGCTCGACCGGGTGCTGAGCGAGGCGATCACCCGTAATTTCGACGCGCAGCTCGAATATGTGCTCAACGCGATGATCGCCTCGGCCGAGATCGGGCCCGACGGCGAGGTCCGCTTCAACCGGCCGCTCGGCGACCAGCGCTTCCTCGAACCCTATTCGGGGCTCTACTGGCAGGTGTCGGGCCATGCCCATGAGCCGTTCCGGTCGCGATCGCTGTGGGACCGGGCGCTGCGCCAGGGCGATCCGCACCATGGCCGCACCCTCCACGTCGCCGACAGCGACGAGTTCGACGGCGAGCCGCTGCGCGTGCTCGACCGCGAGGTGCGGCTGCCGGGATCGGCGACCGAATGGCGCTTCCAGGTCGCCGCCAGCCGTGCCGGGCTCAACGACCAGATCGCGGTGCTGCGGCGGACGCTGGTGCGCTCCTTCGCGATCCTCGGCCTCGGCCTGCTGATCCTCGCCGCGCTCCAGGCGACCTATGGGCTGTGGCCGCTCAGGACGCTGCGCCGGGCGGTGTCGGCGGTAAGCTCCGGCATCAGCGCGCGGATCGACGCGAAATTCCCCAACGAGGTCCGCCCACTCGTCGAGGAGCTCAACGAGCTGCTCGCCCATAACGAGCGGCAGGCCGAGGAGGCCCGCCGCCATGCCGGCAACCTCGCCCATGCGCTCAAGACCCCGCTGACCGTGCTGATGAACGAGGCGACCGCGAACAGCCCCGAGCTGGCCGAGACGGTGGTGCGGACGACGATGACGATGCGCCGCCAGGTCGACCATCACCTCGCCCGCGCTCGCGCGGTCGGCCGGCGCGCCAACGCCCAGGCGCGCTCCGAGATCTGGCCGTCGCTCAAGGCGGTCGAGCGGGCGATGGCGCGGATGCACCGCCACGTCACCGTCGACCTGGCCGGCGACCAGAAGGCGGTCGCCCATGTCGAGCGGCAGGACCTCGACGAGATTCTCGGCAACCTGATCGAGAACGCCGCCAAATATGGCCAGGGCCGCGTCTTCGTCACCGTCTCGCGGGTCGCGACCGACCTGCCCAACGGGCGCAAGGCCGATTGGGTCGAGCTGCTGATCGAGGACGACGGCCCCGGCATCCCCGAGGCCGAGCGCGGCAAGCTGTTCGAACGCGGCGCGCGGCTCGACACGGGCAAGCCCGGCACCGGCCTCGGCCTCGCCATCGTCCGCGACGTGATCGGCATCTATGGCGGCACGATCGCGCTGGAGGAGAGCGAGGACCTGGGGGGATTGCAGATTCGGGTAAGATTACCGGCGGCGGTCTGA
- a CDS encoding ETC complex I subunit conserved region (PFAM: ETC complex I subunit conserved region) yields MARSTRTLFGNGHMAHARIYQRIKNAMQSGRARTNSWVLEYEPTEAKRPDPLTGWAGSGDTRGQVRLSFPSLEAAKAYADREGLTAHVVAGPERTLKLQAYADNFMVGPINL; encoded by the coding sequence ATGGCGCGGTCAACACGGACTCTCTTCGGAAACGGTCACATGGCGCACGCACGTATCTATCAGCGGATCAAGAACGCGATGCAGTCGGGCCGCGCGCGCACCAACAGCTGGGTGCTCGAATATGAGCCGACCGAGGCGAAGCGCCCCGATCCGCTGACCGGCTGGGCCGGTTCGGGCGACACGCGCGGCCAGGTCCGCCTGTCCTTCCCGTCGCTGGAGGCGGCCAAGGCCTATGCCGATCGCGAGGGCCTCACCGCCCATGTCGTCGCGGGGCCGGAGCGGACGCTCAAGCTCCAGGCCTATGCCGACAATTTCATGGTCGGCCCGATCAACCTCTGA